Genomic window (Primulina eburnea isolate SZY01 chromosome 8, ASM2296580v1, whole genome shotgun sequence):
CGAAAATTAACTCAAAGTACATATTTATCTCTATATATCATATATACTTAGAGTTTCATCTatgatcatatatatatacttaataTTTCATGTTTACACACGACGTCTGTTTGtataactaatttttttttataaaatttgattattttgttatattttaagGATTATTATTTGGATCAAAATTATCCAAccatattaaatatataattgaaaGAGATAAAGTGAATTTAGATGTCTGGATTCGTATCTATGTAATTGGACAACATTCTCCTTGAAACTAATTTTTGAGGTAGATTTAAATCAAAATCTCAATCttaacatgatattatatcTCGGACTCATTCTTATGTTTTGGATCGTACTACGAGTCATCAGATAATGTCTTATAAAATTAACGATCTAATTGTTTATTCTTAGACGTGAATGCAACATATTAAATATCTCACATCAGCTGAACTAAATCATTGAAAATTACGTATATAGACTTagtttataataaaattataaactaAATCATTGAAAATTAAACTTTACGCAACAATAATAAAATCAAatgtaaattttatattaaatttaatgtGATGTGGACTTGTCATGTGGTAAGAAATACTAACTATATATTAACTAAATATTATATATGCGATTACGAACAAAATACTAATATCCAACTTATAGTCATGATCAGGTTTCAACGTTTACCGATTCAAAAGCTAACATAGATGATTTGACCAAATACCAAGTCTAGAATTGATGATGAAAACAGGTAGACCGACTCTTCCACTTTCCACAAATTGTGTAAAATCCAACCACCCCTTATCCATATATTTAAAaacttaataataatatttatacgatagtttttttataattaattaacatgaaaaagtattaaaatCTAATCTCAATCCTCCTCTCCAAACTCTGGAAAAAAAAGCAAAGAAAAAGAGAGGCAAAGTGTAATTTTGCTTAGTTGGGAAGAGATTTATTACAATTTGAGCTCGAACCAACATTTTAACGCATGAATCTTGGTGTCATGTATAgaccaaataataataataataataataataataataataataataatgattttCAAATTGAATTGAAGTAATTGGACTAACCTTTCCTACAACCTTCACCGTCGGCGAAACCATCTCCGGCGTACCCCTCGTTACACTTACATCGGAACCCTTTCCGCTCCCATCCTTGTAAGACCTCCGTGCAATTCGCGTTTGCGGCACATTTACAATCCCCATCAACCCACCAACCCAACTCCGCCGTCTGAAACTCCAGAGTGACGGAGGAGCTCCCTCTCACACCACCGGAATTCCCATCCATGTCCACCAGGATCGAAGAATGTAAAAAAACGCAGTTCCCTTTACTCAACACCTTTTCATAATCCAGAAACTCTGTTTCGTCTTCAATATCCTGCGAATAACACGTTAAATTAAAATTGCATTCCTGGTCACCTATTTGTGAACTGATCAATCTACTTGGAATCACGCAATCCTTCAGTCTCGAGCTGCAGTTTTTCAACAGAAGGCCATTACGCCACGTCGGTGCGTAGTTTTGGCTGAAGAGTCCCTGCAGTTCTTGAATCGGGCGGGTACAGCTCGCCGgaaaactgatcagaatgtgatCGGCTGTCCAATTCTGGACCAAAAAGTTGTCGATTGTAATGTTTCCCGTGTTCCGATTGCAACTTAATTTAATTTTACATCCATCGGAGAAACCAAATGGATATTGCACTGACTTGTTGTCGCAAGACTGATTACATTCCCTTGAGTCGTTATTCTGAGCAAACGACGGCAGGATGAAAACACATAAAAATAAACCAATAAGGTAAATACGAAAATCATATCGTGCGAAAGGGATCATTAATCAGTAGCATGGAGCAAGAAAACGAAGAAGAGAGAAATGGAGACGAATTGACTTGCGAGCTAGGATCAAGTCTATGCAGCTGCTTGCAAGATGTTGGATTCTTGAAAAGTAAACCAAATTCAACAATTTGATTTcaattaaatactaaaaaattatgtgtatgtatataaattaacaaaatatggtACAATCATGTCAACTCGAGGTACATGTAAACGAGAGATATTTTTTTGAATacatttttattgtaaaaatacatatttatcATTGAAGCaacttataattttttttgtaaaaaatacattttgaaaaacatttttataattaCTTATTCAAACGAACTccaaattattttaatgttttaagATTAGACTACAAATTTACAGGTGATCAAGGAGAGTGGCATATAGTCGTATAGAGATGTGGTTGATTCTTCCTTTTTTGAAAAGGATTATGTTCTTTCAATATATGAAGTTCATTGATTTTACACAAAAACGATTGTGAAACGATTTAATGAGTTTttcagaaaaaaatattactttattcATATTTCATTCTATTATAGTGGGGAAGGTTTGGGCATGGATTAAAAATTAAGATGACATCCTGTTAGTCCTTAAATATTCTCAAATACTAGTGAGTCTCACGGaccataatctgtgagacgggtaaaTCCTATCCATatctacaataaaaagtaatacttttagcataaaaagtaatactttttcatgggtgacccaaataagatatccgtctcacaaatacgacccatgagaccgtctcacacaagtttttgtcctcaaatattaatatttcaaaatttctgTTTTCTATGATAAttccatatattttttttaaaacagaaAGTGTCATACCATAAAGTGATTATATAATAATCAAAACATATTTTATAGTAATAAATGTGTGGAAAACAATGAAAAATATGAAAGCTTGAGTTATTAGATTTACTATGAGTCCCAAAAAGAGTTAGTTTATGTTACACAAGTGTATTTTACCTCATATTCCGATACTATTAGATAATGCGAGCCtctcatatttttataaaaatttaaatacataTTAATATTAATGATGAAAAGACTATTTAACTTTTGAAAAAAATAGGTAGCATAAATAATAATCCCAAAAGGGCAGATTCACTGGAGCCGAACAAATTACTTAGCCAAATATGCACTGGGCGTACATATTGGGCTTTAGATAACAAGGGGCCCACATGTATCGCTGAATGGTTTAGATTTATTAACCCGTTACTTTCTGTTTTTGGTATAGTCCGTGAGAGAaatactttatatatatatatataatattaaatatataatagaaAGAAAATATTGGTTCGATGTAGTTTTCAGAATCCCCAAAATACCCATCATTCTCTTTTTTAGTCCCCTACTCTAGTATATTATAATCCTctttatttatatgataaaatTACTAAATGCGGAcattttgaatatttattttatccaTGCgtcaaaatataaaaatgattaTCGAGACACCTTCTGGAAATTTAAAAGCAAATACTGTCTAGCATGTtatcatatttaaaatttaatactaCACACACTATCTCAACTAATGGAATCCTCCCTAATTTGTATCATGTAAAACAGTTGGGGGGAAACACGAGAGTGGGTCAACAAAAAACGATTCCCCCGATCACCTTTAAATTTCCAACTTTTTTAACGCGAATGTTGTGTTGTTTTTTCTGTTTGTCGATTTGCGTACTTTGGAATTCATGCAATTTCAGATCGATATCAAAACAACACACCGTAAGAATGAATAATTGACTTATATGACATCAATACCTCAATTTTAAAACAACATTTCGAACaattataaaaacaaaatgCCTTATTTCGATGTACGTATAACCAATTGAAATTGAGTGTATTAACTTTTAAAGCTCatgaattaaatataaaatatttatctagAAAAATAACTTTGCTATAATAATTGTATCTAAATAAATCTTTCCCATATATATAGATTTTGTACTTCTGTCATATTTCTAttgtattaaaaatttaaaactcttttgtcaaaaaaaaaataatttaaaactctATATCTTATGGTCAAAtacaaaatttcaaattaaatatttacatTTTCGTAGGTAAAGCTGCTTGTCTAATTATGGATTTAAATGAATTGCATCGTCTCACCATTTGTAATTTTTATACTGATTTTCAATTAAGGGTTGCGGCCTTCCCAGGCCCAAATCCCAgaccatcttcttttttcttttctttttttccccTCGATGGCGCATTTTTCTACCATTTTCACATTTTAGGGTTTTAAACTTAAATTTAGGGTTCTTATTACAAGCTTGATCTGCATCCACGTTCTTCCGAATTCCATCACGTGATCTATACTTCGAAAACTTGTTAAAAGCTTCGAATTTGGACAGGTGGAAGTGTGAGTTTTCTTAGTAAATGGCATTCTTGTTCACTCCACAGccacagcagcagcagcagcagcaatcCCCTTTCCAGTCTCCGTTCAACCAACCCAATCCTTTGCAACAGACTACCGCATCGCAACCCCAACAGCAGCCTCAATCCCCGTTCCAGTTTCAACTCCAACAGCAGCCTCAATCCCCGTTCCAGTTTCAACTCCAACAGTCACAAACGCCCCCGCAGCTCCAGCAACCGCACCCTCAGCAACCTCAGACACAGCAGCAGTTTTATCTTCTAACTAATGATAAAGCTCCTGCAACTTACAGTACCAAATGGGCGGAGCTCCATCCCGACTCTCAAAAAGTTCTCCATCAAATTGAGTAAATTTCTGCGAATTTTTCCCCgatatatttgaaaaaaaaactttCTTAATTGGATTTTTCTGGGATGCAGGGAGAGAATTTTGGGATACAGAGATGAGAGTCAGCGACTGGATCAGTGTAGCCGGCTCTATGATTCATCCATTTCCAACAACGGGTTTGAGAACGAGGCCAGCTCTATCATGCAGGTTTTATTTCCCCCTCTCCTCTCTGTTATATTCAGCCTGATATTGTTATGGTGCATTACCCATGACTTATTTTGATAATTTCTGGGTGGATATCTGGATGGATGGCTAAAACTGGCATTGAACTTAAAAgtagtaaaataatttttatattaggTTTAATTTCTTTGGTTGCCTCCTGTTATTTGGCTGTACCATTTGAGGGAAGTTCGACCTCATTGTGCTAGTATTGGACCTTTGTGGCTGGAAACAAATTTGCTTTTGTTTTTTTGGGCATCATCAATAAATTTATTTCATGTAATCAATGTTGATTTATTTATAACACAGCAGTTTCAATTTATCACGCACATGAATCTGATTCTGCACATCCCCAAGATAAAAACTTGTTTGGCATCTTTTACTTTAACAAGTTTGTTTGGCATGTTTTACTTTAGCAGGAACTCGGAGGAATTAGTGTAGCTATAGATAGACAGAAGGCAATTCTACAAAAGCTAATGACTGTTGTCAAAGATATGCTACGAAACACAGAAGGAGCTGTCCGTTCCTTTATGATTTTACTGCCGAGATTTCTTCACCAAAATAAAACGGCTGCTGCAGGTGCTTCTGCACCATCCCAAACTTTAGGAGCAATGACCACACAAACTTCAAGTGGTCATGCTGCGGCAAATAATTTACTGCCAGTACTTGATTTCTACAGTGGTGTACCAAAGAAGCCATCTCCCTTCTTGCACCAAACTGTTGCCAGATTTGAGAAGTATATATCGGAGTGTCGTCAATGGATCGAAGAGTTGGAGCAGTTGCTTTTTTTAGATGGAAAGAACTCTTGCAATCCAAGTTCTTCGCTGTTACAATCCCTGCCTAAAGTCTTGGCAAATGTACATGACTATTTTGTTCATGTTGCAGCAAAGGTAATGATAAGGTGCCCTTCTTGTGTTGTTTTTGTATTAGCTTTTTTACATTATTTGTATTTCTCTTCTCGTTGTTTACGATgtatttattcaatttttctTGTGCTTATCGATAATAACTCTCCTAGTCAGTACATTCAGGACAGTGGAGTCATAACATTGTCTTCCAGTTTTTGAACTTCATATTAGAATTTACAATTGTCTCAATAATGCGATTTTTTCCTGttttaaaatcacaaaaattatatttttctctaCGGTTCTCTGTTACAtttatatggttttttttttccatgcttacctgtttttttaatttttcctttcGTGAATTATTACCAATGACTTGCTTTTGCTAATGATTGTGTAGGTTGAAAGTATTCATCAGCATATTGAATCCATGAAAACCGCATATCTTGCTGACCAGCGCCGTCGAGGGGATGGCAACAATCCATTTCTCGAGGCTGATCGACGAGAAACAGCTAAACAGGAGGCTGCCTCTCGAAGGATACACCCAACTCTTCACTTACCTGCAGTTTCAAACCCAACTGCTCAAGCTACTGGACCATTAAACAACTCAGCTGCACCTGTCTCATCAATGACAACCAGTGCTCCTGCTGCTGTATATGCTTCGAGTGGAAGTGCATCCTCACTCTTTTCTACTCCATCCATTGCCACATCATCTCCTTCTCTATTCTCCACTCCCACATCTTCTGCTCCAGTTTTGTCTTTGTTAGGAACCACAGCTTCCCCCCAGTCATCACCATTTAGTTCCTTATCTGCGTCATCCTCAGcatttcccatttccactcccTTGTTTAGTTCAACCCCAGCTTCTGGAGTCTCAACGTTTTCAACACCTTTTGCTACAGGTTAGTGTAATTCAATTGATTAGTTGCAACTTGTTTTTCTAATGTTATCAAGATTCTAGATTACTAAGAACTccaaacatagaaaaggatgaCAGGTTTTTGCGCACAAATTTATGCCAACAAATGGATACCCTTTTCTTTCCGCAGTGCCCGTAAATACCGGCCTCAGTCTTCTATCATCAGTGGAATATTCATCAGTAGGGTGCTACCCAATCTGTTATTTAGTCTGAAAATTGGTGTCAACCTGTGGTTATGGATTATTAACAACAATATATGATTCGTGACTACTTTTTATAAAAGCTGCATGCTATTCTCCAAACAACTACTTTTTATAAAAGCCACATGCTATTCTCCGAAAGACGCCCCACTTATAAAGGCACAAAAATCTCATCGATTTTTCATCCcctgatgatatagaaatattcttgtaatataaaattctcagtGGGTTTTCTTTTGCAAGCAGGTGCCGCAACTGGATCAGGAGCCAGCTTTGGGACTTTATCTGTGAGTAATTTTGATGTTTTTAGGCCAACTATGCTAATCCTTTTTTTCCCTATTTTCACCTTTTTATCTGCCCATGTTTTGACCTTACCTTCCAAGACGATACTAAAAAGGGCTAATTtgtttaatgatctaatttTCTTCTAATTATTAAGAGTTGTCTGCCCAATGTTGCGAGAAACTCTGGAGTAGCAAAGTTTACTTTTAAGATCACATCAGAGAGAAGAATGCTCATGCCTAGCACTTTCTTCCTCTTTGCCCCCAGACCACTATTTTTCACTTCAATCTTTATCCACAGTAGCTAAAAGtgaagttttattttattttattttctttgcaACCGCAAATTAGTGACCAGTGCACATACTTGGTTGCCTTGAATCCAAAAATGCGAGATTTAGCTGCGTACCAATGTATTCATTTTCTCTGATATGTGAACACTTGTTTGTATTGACTTTCTTGTCATTCGTTTATGGCTTCCTCTTTTGTCGCACAGAAGGCGAGAGCAAAAAGCCGCACTGGGCGTCGGTGAGAAGGCATCTCACTGTCTCTCATATGTTCGGTCCTTTCCATTGTAATGCAGCAGGCTTTCCTATGCTTGTTTTGATGTTGTCCCTTGAATTAACTCAAGTAATTCCTCATCAACAACCGATCGTGAGAATATACGCCTATGAAATTGTACCTGAATCACCACCAGAATTGCATTTTgtatttgttgtatattgtatTTCCTATTCTATTTTTCGACCGAATTTCATAGATCACAACCCTCCAAAATATTATTCCATTCTAACCGTGTTTAATGGCCTTGGTGATGGGTATGATGCAGCACAAAAAATTTCGTTCTTTTTTTGCCACAATAAAGAACAAATTATTACGTTATCAGAGTACTTGGTAAACAATTTTATCTATCTTGATTACGCAGCGAATTGGGTGAACTATTTATTCATGTCAATTGAAAcaaagatggacaaactgagttTTTGAAAGCAAAACCACCTTAGTTCGTATTATATTTGTCGATGGTggtattaattaatattagtgACATCATTAACAAATtcttgttatttttaaaatcaagatatattttcttttaaaaaaaaactaggaGGGACCATATCATAAGTGGTTGTACATGCATCATTTAATGTGGCAAAGTTCCAAAAGTTTTTAAGCATCGATTGGCCAATTTATAGTTGATCAATTCCTCTGTcccgcttctttccattttttTCGTCTAGGAATCAAAATGTTGTCTAAGCGCCCTTTGCCCCTCTCCCACCTAGTCTCTCACGAGtcgtttttataaaaaaatattttatttgaatcattcataaaaaattattattttttaagataCCTACTATTTGTTTATTAGACACTAGGTCAGCTACTATTCCAGCTAATACATAAATAAAACCAAaggttttaaaaaatttgagaagGATCATATAGTTAAGAAGCaaattttaaagaaattatACATATTCTATTTTTAATCTTGTAAATATTGGGCCGGGAGAAGACGGTCAAAAGTAGATAAATTATGGCTTTTACCAATACTAATGGATTAGATTTGTTTTAGACATAAAATATGTGTGACTTGTTTTCACAGCAATTATCTGATAAGCACCACTAAGTATGATTTATAAGTAAATTCATGGGTAAAAATAATAGtaaaattatatatcattttttttttcgatttcgaatactGTCCTTTCCATAAGAACAAATGCTCGCCCGTTACTTAGTTATCGAATTGGTTTGAAAGAATGCATGATTAAAGATAAAGAAACCATGGAAAATTCCGGTCCTTGGTTCATATAGATTATTACTACGTAAGTTCCCAATGGAGAATGGAAAAGAAATCTATTACTATCTATTAAGGGAGAGACACTTATAATAACTAATTTTGGTGTCATGGTctgttttattaattatatatattaataaaatgttaaaatttttatgtaAGTTATATGTAGTTCAGCGGTTAGAGTCTTTGTTCTTAATGGTTTAGGTTAAAGGCTCAATTCCTATTtagatcatttttttatttttttattttttcatttattttttaatttatctatcaaaattacagtttagtccctcactatttcttatagttatattatgatcttcatttaaatataaatcaaatgaattataaaaaatattatacaagcaCGCAACGCGTGCGTCGGTGCACTAGTTATTAAAAAGTGTTGAGAATTAAGTCAAAATGAAACTATATGGTAGGTAGCTCCTACTTAAGGATGCTTAGCCTTGCCACAATATATCACATTATCGGGGATCCCATTTTCTGTGGAGCGGCTGGGCTCATCGTTCCACACTTTAACGTACAGTTCTTGTCCTAAATATCGCCGCTGCCAATTCGCAGACCTCAAATTCCACATCCCCTTGTTATCGAACGAAACAAATATTGCACTCCAAGAATATGGATACACCTGCATGTACGTTTTATGTCACGATTGCATGATAAGATATAAAACTGAACTATTTGAGACGTCTTTATATTTGGGACGAAGTGACCATTCATTAATTACCTGAACAGTACTTCTAGAGACGGCGTCATAAATGTTGTAGAAGCGTGGCCTCAACGTAGGATTCCACTGCCCACTACCAAACCTAGAATTTAATTTTGGAGAAACAACAATGTTAGGTAATTTGTCAGTTTGTTGGAGTTTAGGAAAAGGTGATTTTTGTAAGGTAAAAGACAATAATATTGATATTCTTGGCTGATAGGCTTACCCAACACTCCAGAAACTGTTACCATCCAGATGCCAAGTCTGAATGTAAGATTCATTATTCTGAAA
Coding sequences:
- the LOC140838216 gene encoding nuclear pore complex protein NUP58-like isoform X3, which encodes MAFLFTPQPQQQQQQQSPFQSPFNQPNPLQQTTASQPQQQPQSPFQFQLQQQPQSPFQFQLQQSQTPPQLQQPHPQQPQTQQQFYLLTNDKAPATYSTKWAELHPDSQKVLHQIEERILGYRDESQRLDQCSRLYDSSISNNGFENEASSIMQQELGGISVAIDRQKAILQKLMTVVKDMLRNTEGAVRSFMILLPRFLHQNKTAAAGASAPSQTLGAMTTQTSSGHAAANNLLPVLDFYSGVPKKPSPFLHQTVARFEKYISECRQWIEELEQLLFLDGKNSCNPSSSLLQSLPKVLANVHDYFVHVAAKVESIHQHIESMKTAYLADQRRRGDGNNPFLEADRRETAKQEAASRRIHPTLHLPAVSNPTAQATGPLNNSAAPVSSMTTSAPAAVYASSGSASSLFSTPSIATSSPSLFSTPTSSAPVLSLLGTTASPQSSPFSSLSASSSAFPISTPLFSSTPASGVSTFSTPFATGAATGSGASFGTLSARAKSRTGRR
- the LOC140838216 gene encoding nuclear pore complex protein NUP58-like isoform X1 codes for the protein MAFLFTPQPQQQQQQQSPFQSPFNQPNPLQQTTASQPQQQPQSPFQFQLQQQPQSPFQFQLQQSQTPPQLQQPHPQQPQTQQQFYLLTNDKAPATYSTKWAELHPDSQKVLHQIEERILGYRDESQRLDQCSRLYDSSISNNGFENEASSIMQQELGGISVAIDRQKAILQKLMTVVKDMLRNTEGAVRSFMILLPRFLHQNKTAAAGASAPSQTLGAMTTQTSSGHAAANNLLPVLDFYSGVPKKPSPFLHQTVARFEKYISECRQWIEELEQLLFLDGKNSCNPSSSLLQSLPKVLANVHDYFVHVAAKVESIHQHIESMKTAYLADQRRRGDGNNPFLEADRRETAKQEAASRRIHPTLHLPAVSNPTAQATGPLNNSAAPVSSMTTSAPAAVYASSGSASSLFSTPSIATSSPSLFSTPTSSAPVLSLLGTTASPQSSPFSSLSASSSAFPISTPLFSSTPASGVSTFSTPFATGAATGSGASFGTLSKARAKSRTGRR
- the LOC140838216 gene encoding nuclear pore complex protein NUP58-like isoform X5 gives rise to the protein MAFLFTPQPQQQQQQQSPFQSPFNQPNPLQQTTASQPQQQPQSPFQFQLQQQPQSPFQFQLQQSQTPPQLQQPHPQQPQTQQQFYLLTNDKAPATYSTKWAELHPDSQKVLHQIEERILGYRDESQRLDQCSRLYDSSISNNGFENEASSIMQQELGGISVAIDRQKAILQKLMTVVKDMLRNTEGAVRSFMILLPRFLHQNKTAAAGASAPSQTLGAMTTQTSSGHAAANNLLPVLDFYSGVPKKPSPFLHQTVARFEKYISECRQWIEELEQLLFLDGKNSCNPSSSLLQSLPKVLANVHDYFVHVAAKVESIHQHIESMKTAYLADQRRRGDGNNPFLEADRRETAKQEAASRRIHPTLHLPAVSNPTAQATGPLNNSAAPVSSMTTSAPAAVYASSGSASSLFSTPSIATSSPSLFSTPTSSAPVLSLLGTTASPQSSPFSSLSASSSAFPISTPLFSSTPASGVSTFSTPFATGATGSGASFGTLSARAKSRTGRR
- the LOC140838216 gene encoding nuclear pore complex protein NUP58-like isoform X2, with the translated sequence MAFLFTPQPQQQQQQQSPFQSPFNQPNPLQQTTASQPQQQPQSPFQFQLQQQPQSPFQFQLQQSQTPPQLQQPHPQQPQTQQQFYLLTNDKAPATYSTKWAELHPDSQKVLHQIEERILGYRDESQRLDQCSRLYDSSISNNGFENEASSIMQELGGISVAIDRQKAILQKLMTVVKDMLRNTEGAVRSFMILLPRFLHQNKTAAAGASAPSQTLGAMTTQTSSGHAAANNLLPVLDFYSGVPKKPSPFLHQTVARFEKYISECRQWIEELEQLLFLDGKNSCNPSSSLLQSLPKVLANVHDYFVHVAAKVESIHQHIESMKTAYLADQRRRGDGNNPFLEADRRETAKQEAASRRIHPTLHLPAVSNPTAQATGPLNNSAAPVSSMTTSAPAAVYASSGSASSLFSTPSIATSSPSLFSTPTSSAPVLSLLGTTASPQSSPFSSLSASSSAFPISTPLFSSTPASGVSTFSTPFATGAATGSGASFGTLSKARAKSRTGRR
- the LOC140838216 gene encoding nuclear pore complex protein NUP58-like isoform X4, with translation MAFLFTPQPQQQQQQQSPFQSPFNQPNPLQQTTASQPQQQPQSPFQFQLQQQPQSPFQFQLQQSQTPPQLQQPHPQQPQTQQQFYLLTNDKAPATYSTKWAELHPDSQKVLHQIEERILGYRDESQRLDQCSRLYDSSISNNGFENEASSIMQQELGGISVAIDRQKAILQKLMTVVKDMLRNTEGAVRSFMILLPRFLHQNKTAAAGASAPSQTLGAMTTQTSSGHAAANNLLPVLDFYSGVPKKPSPFLHQTVARFEKYISECRQWIEELEQLLFLDGKNSCNPSSSLLQSLPKVLANVHDYFVHVAAKVESIHQHIESMKTAYLADQRRRGDGNNPFLEADRRETAKQEAASRRIHPTLHLPAVSNPTAQATGPLNNSAAPVSSMTTSAPAAVYASSGSASSLFSTPSIATSSPSLFSTPTSSAPVLSLLGTTASPQSSPFSSLSASSSAFPISTPLFSSTPASGVSTFSTPFATGATGSGASFGTLSKARAKSRTGRR